In Primulina eburnea isolate SZY01 chromosome 5, ASM2296580v1, whole genome shotgun sequence, a single window of DNA contains:
- the LOC140832152 gene encoding probable plastid-lipid-associated protein 10, chloroplastic isoform X1: protein MDGPLYPLVLPLSTTPFHPPLLLSCPRNLYLAFHLPRQTRLQSLLCLASSSIPSSIKDSAIELEDRKFELLRAVADTKRGLLATTEQRSSIEEALINVEMLDAGKPLDLRILDGTWRLQYTSAPDVLILLQSAATLPFLEVDQIFQNFECGDKSGHCIVRNVVKWSIPRLLEDQEGATLVVSAKFSVISSRNICLEFEEISIQNVNISEELQALIAPSILPRQFLSLQILQFIRSFKAQFPVRNLQRRSVGGLYYLSYLDSNMLLGRAVGGGGVFIFTRAQSLIDLI from the exons ATGGATGGACCATTGTATCCGCTGGTGTTGCCACTCTCAACTACTCCGTTTCATCCTCCACTGCTCCTTTCTTGCCCAAGAAATCTTTATCTAGCTTTTCATCTTCCGCGTCAAACTCGATTGCAATCTTTACTATGCCTCGCCTCCTCTTCTATCCCCTCCAGCATCAAG GACTCGGCTATTGAATTGGAAGATAGAAAATTTGAGCTGCTCAGAGCTGTCGCCGACACCAAACGCGGCCTACTCGCTACGACCGAGCAACGCTCTTCCATCGAAGAGGCTCTG ATAAATGTTGAAATGTTGGACGCTGGGAAACCACTTGACCTCCGCATTTTGGATGGAACGTGGCGCTTGCAGTATACATCTGCCCCTGATGTCCTCATTCTCCTACAGTCTGCTGCAACTCTTCCTTTCCTTGAG GTTgatcaaatttttcaaaattttgagtgCGGAGATAAATCTGGCCATTGCATTGTCCGCAATGTTGTCAAGTGGAGCATCCCCAGATTGCTGGAG GATCAGGAAGGTGCAACATTGGTCGTGTCTGCAAaattttcagttatttcttCACGCAACATCTGCCTCGAGTTCGAAGAG ATATCCATTCAGAATGTAAATATCAGTGAAGAGTTGCAAGCTTTAATTGCTCCATCAATTCTACCGAGGCAATTTTTGAGTTTACAG ATCTTGCAGTTCATTAGATCATTCAAAGCTCAATTTCCTGTGAGAAATTTACAGAG GCGATCAGTTGGCGGGCTTTACTACCTTTCATACCTGGATAGTAATATGCTTTTGGGTCGTGCAGTTGGAGGTGGTGGAGTTTTTATTTTCACAAGGGCTCAATCCTTGATCGATCTGATATAA
- the LOC140832152 gene encoding probable plastid-lipid-associated protein 10, chloroplastic isoform X2 — MDGPLYPLVLPLSTTPFHPPLLLSCPRNLYLAFHLPRQTRLQSLLCLASSSIPSSIKDSAIELEDRKFELLRAVADTKRGLLATTEQRSSIEEALINVEMLDAGKPLDLRILDGTWRLQYTSAPDVLILLQSAATLPFLEVDQIFQNFECGDKSGHCIVRNVVKWSIPRLLEISIQNVNISEELQALIAPSILPRQFLSLQILQFIRSFKAQFPVRNLQRRSVGGLYYLSYLDSNMLLGRAVGGGGVFIFTRAQSLIDLI; from the exons ATGGATGGACCATTGTATCCGCTGGTGTTGCCACTCTCAACTACTCCGTTTCATCCTCCACTGCTCCTTTCTTGCCCAAGAAATCTTTATCTAGCTTTTCATCTTCCGCGTCAAACTCGATTGCAATCTTTACTATGCCTCGCCTCCTCTTCTATCCCCTCCAGCATCAAG GACTCGGCTATTGAATTGGAAGATAGAAAATTTGAGCTGCTCAGAGCTGTCGCCGACACCAAACGCGGCCTACTCGCTACGACCGAGCAACGCTCTTCCATCGAAGAGGCTCTG ATAAATGTTGAAATGTTGGACGCTGGGAAACCACTTGACCTCCGCATTTTGGATGGAACGTGGCGCTTGCAGTATACATCTGCCCCTGATGTCCTCATTCTCCTACAGTCTGCTGCAACTCTTCCTTTCCTTGAG GTTgatcaaatttttcaaaattttgagtgCGGAGATAAATCTGGCCATTGCATTGTCCGCAATGTTGTCAAGTGGAGCATCCCCAGATTGCTGGAG ATATCCATTCAGAATGTAAATATCAGTGAAGAGTTGCAAGCTTTAATTGCTCCATCAATTCTACCGAGGCAATTTTTGAGTTTACAG ATCTTGCAGTTCATTAGATCATTCAAAGCTCAATTTCCTGTGAGAAATTTACAGAG GCGATCAGTTGGCGGGCTTTACTACCTTTCATACCTGGATAGTAATATGCTTTTGGGTCGTGCAGTTGGAGGTGGTGGAGTTTTTATTTTCACAAGGGCTCAATCCTTGATCGATCTGATATAA